Genomic DNA from Kluyveromyces lactis strain NRRL Y-1140 chromosome C complete sequence:
tcatttcaataGGAATTGATTTGATGTACCTCATGGCACTTCTGTACCACGATTTAGCCTCGAAGAACCTGGTCTCTTGAGTAGGTTTCTTAACTTTTTTTCCATCAGGAGTGACTCTTCCAGGAGAAGTCCATTTGTCCCATTTTTTTGGGAGCCAATTATTAAACGTAGATACATCAAAATGCACAATGTTCTCGGATATCCATGAGAGTGCCCAGTGTAGTTGTAACTTGAGTATCGGAAGATAATTTTCTATCGATTCCTCCCTGCCAGAAGCTTGTTCGTAAAACCTTTTGGCTAAATGGAAATCTTTTTCTACACCAAGACCGTATTCGTACATGTACCCTAGGTTCCATAAGCATTGAACATTATTACAGGTTTCGTATTCTTTTACCGCCTTTTCGTACTCGCCCATATTATAGAATATGTCGCCAGCCACCACCTTCGCATCAGAATATTGCCCCCGAATTCCTCGCTGTCCAAGTGAAGATAACAGGTAATAATGCAATGCCATATCCCTCCTAGCTTCTGGGATGATGGGTGGTTTTTCGAAAAGTCTCGGTGGCTGATAGAGAAGCCATGCTGCAGATACCTGTGCTTCATGATAGCCTTGCTCGGCAGCCATAGCGTAATACCATAGGGCAACCTCGCTTTCCTGACGTAGTAAAGCCAAAAAAGCATCTTTCAAGTAATACGCCAAGTGTTGTTCATTCTCATTAACAAAGTATCGGTAGAAGTTAGTGTTATCATTGCTATTGAATCTAGTGGAATTCTGTTCTGTCAATCTTGCCAACTCATATGCTGCAGGAAAGTACTCAAAACAAATGTGCTGTAGGTAAAGTATCTGGCATGACACTTGGGTTATTGTGTGCTTTTCGTTAGCTGCCAGTTTGGACATTTGAAACCTTGCTAACATCCCTTCTGATGAGGGAGTGTTATTATAGAAATTCCAAGCCTTTTCCTTGTCATTCTTGTAATATTGTGCAATTAATCCTAAGTCCGTATTAGCAATAGTGGAACCCAAATTTTTACTTATTCTTAGAGATTCAGTAAGGTATTTCTCAGCTAACTCTATGTCTAATTCCACTCCTTCTCCTCTCATGTACTGATGGCCCAATAATTCGACGCATTTAGCAAAATAAGCTCTGGACAAGACCTCCATCGTAGATACTTGATCTTTATGTTTCGAATAAGCCATCTGTAGGATAGATGCTGCTGTTTCTGGGTCTCTTACGAGGGTATAAGTACCATGATAGCTATTTAGGGCAGCATAGAAAATATCACTAATTCTATCAGCTTCAAAATCATCCGCAGCATCAAGATTGTTCAATGTGAGCTCATTaccaagttgaagaagaacgtTTTGATCGCTAGGAAGGAAAGATTCCACTGATTTTGGTTTCCGCTGCCTTAAACGCTTTGCTGAACTGTAGCTAAATAAAGAATTCCGTTTTCCTATTAACCCCTCTCCTAAATCAGGAATACGCAAGTTGTACGATTCGATATAGGGTGGCCTAATGTTCCACTCTTCAAATGTGTATTTTGATCTCAAAAAGTCTGCAATTTCAGCATATATAAGCCTAGACTTCACCATATCTTGCTCCAAATCTAATCCATGGAAAAGACGGTTCGCCAATGCCTGTTTGGCTCGCATATTTCCCAAGTTTGCCGACTCATGCAATAATATTAACGCCTTAGGAACATCTCTCTCTATGGTGCCGAAAAGACCAGTTGAATACATTACACTCAATTCGAATAAGGCTGTTGAGTTGGTTCGCTTCGTTAGCTCATTGAACTTTTCCAGATGATAATATGCCAATGTCTTATTATGAGGGAAACCATATTTACCATACAATGCcatctctttcaattccCAATGCGCATCAGATTGATGTGACCCTTGAATAGTTTCTTCCTGCAATAATTTATAGTATTCTTTTTGTACATCTGTTGCACTATTATCCCAAAACCATTTATATGCTCTTTCGCGCTCTGATTCGAAATAGTCCATTGGTATCACAATGCTTATTCCATCTTCTACTGTATCACCAAATGGATCGAATTCGAAAACGTTACGTCTCCTTAGATCCTCTGGGATCGGTAGTTGTTCCCGTAGCTGTTTTGCTGTATCCCAGGCATCCTCTTCATTACAGTTGGCAACGTTAATAAGGGCGTAGAATGCAAAATAGACGAATGTGCTTAAGAACGAGATAGTTCCGCCCTTGAACCTCATTATAATTAGCCAAATGATCTATATACAGATCTGGTGTTGCTTTGATGGTCTTAACGGCAACGTATCAGCGTGTATCACTTATTGTGTTTATACTTATTTACTTATTTACGTGCTGTTCTTTGCTTAACATGGTTGGCCTGAATAAAAAGATCATATTCCAATGTTCACGTTCATTACTATATAAATACAGATGAGGTAAATGGTAATAAACAAGAACCTGTTAGTTGGTGTTCTAGGAACTGTTGGGGGGTCTGTTCAAAAGCATACATCGGAATGCCGAAGTAATGGCCCAATTTCGTTACCGATCTGGTTGTGGGCTTGAATCTAACTTCTTAGACCTCAATTTATGTACCAAATGTCATCTAATCAGTTGTCAACAGTGCCAAGATTTTGAAGTGGTAGGAAAGTACTGTTCACAGTGTGGGAAAGATGCGTCCAAGAATGATGCCGTTTATTGCCATAAGAACTGTTTCCAGTGCCCTTGCTGTGCAATGTCGTTGCAGATTATCAGCAACAAGGACGAGAACAACACTGACCACAGAAGTTATTCTTTTAAGTGCCAAGGGTGCAATTGGTCATATTGCACGCCAGTGGTAccaaagatcaaatctttgACTAAATATATCATCGAGCTTGAATACTCCACTGATACCCATCGCAGATTTGAATCATTGCGGCAGTTTTACCATACAAGGAACACATTAAATAGTTTAAGTTTGAAACCAGAGTCATTAAAATTTGATGCTTTAGACCCCAGCAACCTTAACTCATGGTGGAAACGTCTAGCAAATGGGGAACCTTTGTGGAAATTGATCAACGAAGAGAATGCTATACCTTTCGATGAGTTAAAACAGGAAAACAAACATTGGCTACCTAGTTTGTGCAAATTACGCCCAAAGTATAACTACTTTTGCCCATACTGCAAACGATGCATGACTAGAATGGATCCAACACCAGACACGGTAAAATGGGTTAAAACTCCTCCTATATATTCAGGCATTCCCCGTATCTCGGTGATATCAAGTTATCAATGTACGCAACTATACAAAGAATTCGATCATGATAATAACTTAATGTTGCTAATTGAAAATACTCGACAGGACAGTAACGCCACATTAAAGATCAACGCTGAAGAATCATTGCTAGTGCCAAATCATGAATTGAGCATTTTTGCAGCGATAAAAACTAATCAGAAACGGAAGGATAACTTAGAACAGCTTCAAGATGTTCTTCATTCACTGCCGACTCACATGTTAAACACTTCTCCAGACTCTGATAAATTGCTAAGAGTAGAGAACACAAGAAGACTAGGattattgaacaaaaggcTCTCGTCAGATAATCTAAGGATCATTGACGAGGGTACTGGATGGATCGTCATTCCTCTCATGATAATCAATCGAAAACCTCGGTAcgaaattgatatattcGTGCATTTTGAAGATTGGGATTTAAGTATGAGCGCGTTTATAGATCTGTAATATATAATTTAAGAGTCAGGCATTGCATCAACTCGCTGAGATCCTCTTAAGACATTAAGTTAAGGTTCTCTGTACTTAATTTAAcatggaaagaaattaattGGAATACGAATTTCGGCTGTTGACAACTAACAAAAAAGACAATGAAAAAAGGTAAACACTTAAGGTTGTAGGTCACCGTTGAAACAGTACCTAACATAGTCAGTGCTGCTTTCCTGGGACTTTATTCAGAGCCATGTCAAACAACAGTTTCAGCACCACTATTGCACGTATTCTGCAAACAGAAGGGTTTCAAGACAGCAACACCAGAATAACGGAGGAATGTATGCAATTGCTCGAACCTTATATAGAGCTATTTGTTAGAGAAGGAGTGCTTCGATCCCTTGAGAATAAAGCGGATATGTTGGCAGACAAGACCGTTGATTTCGTGGACCTTGAAGCAGTAGCTGGTCTGCTGTTAATGGATTTTCAGTAATGTTGGTCTTTCCATTTATATTAGTTATTCTCTCTATACCATGCAATGCTCTTAATATAAAACTTTTAGATATctatatctatatatacatatataagAATATAAACGTATACTGAAACGGAACTCAATGCGATAAAAGTTTTATTACTCTGTCtttatgttttttttccttaaTGCTATAAGCTAGAGTTAACGCGAGAGAAGTGCATTTATATGTATTTTTCTACTGCgaaaagaattagaagaattaTATCACTAGTGAAAACCGCTCTTGGCATTCAGTTCTGTTCCATTTGTTAACCTCACCGTTTTTATCCCGCTCACAAATCGATCAAATTTGTGTTGTTAATATTGTTACTATTACCGTTACGATTAGAGAAGTTATTCTGTTGTGAACTGGAAGAAGCCTGATTACCAAATCCGTAACCAGTGTAAGACGGAGCGATGGCAGAGCTTGGGATACCCGTGTATTGACTTGTCAGGAATGGATTATGTTTAGGAGCATCATTCGTAATCTGTTTGTACCCTGTACCTTGGGAATTGATAAAAGTTCCTGTCTTGGTATGCTGTGCCGGTACACGAGTTTCACCGGTATTACCAAAGGTATCGATCCCTGTTCCACTTGCCAACAAGTTATTCAACTCACTGAACTTGTCACTAATTGATTGATTACCGgttctttgttttggtACAGGCTTGAATTCCTGCTGTGGAACTGCAGCTGGGGAAGGTGAAGGTGGTAATTGAACTGGAGTGAAATCTGGTTCTTCAATCTCCTCAATCTCTTGTGGAGAAGGTGGCCTATTCAACGCAAACGGATTATTAGACCCAGTTTGCAACGGCATTTGGaattgctgttgctgttgttgcgCGAGCagctgttgctgctgctggGCCAACATCTGTTGTTGCGCCAGATACTGTTGTTGAGCCGCCAAATACTGCTGTTCCGCCATGTATTGTTcctgttgttgttgagcCAGCATCTGTTGCTGCTGGTATTGCAAGTACTCTTCTGCTGAGATCGGATTTCCGAATATGTCGTAGTACATGggctgctgctgttgctgctgttgccATAGCGCAGCTTGTTGCTGCGCTTGTAACTGTTGTAATCTTCTCaattcctcttcttccttcgACAACTCCAGAGCAGCCTGTAGACTCGAGTCATCTCCTTGCATCATCAACTGTTTACGACGTCTCTCCTCTTCCTCCGCAGTGATCCTCGACTCCTCTAAAGCTCGTTGCAAAtcgtcgtcatcttcattatcgTCACGTCTATTCTTCCTACCACCACGTTTCCTCCCCTTAAGCCTCATCATCCGTTCCTCCTTCAACCTCTCCTCGTCCCGTAATAACGCCGTCAACTCTTTCGCCTTCACTCTGACAATCTCACCGTTATCGATCTCGGTAAACTCATCGGTGTGTGTAAACTCACGCAACGTCTTAATAATGTAAAGGTTCTCTTTACACCAGAACACACAGTTCTCTGATCCGCATCTCACCAAGAAATCTAGACACGTTAGTGACTTGGCGACATGTCTCCAGTTCCGGCCTTTATCGTTTAATCTCTTGTCCAACATATCCATGATCTCGAAAAATTCCACGTTATCAAATGTCCTTTCAGCCAACTCTTCCAACTGATCAACGGACGGACCGTCCTTATCGTTAGAAGTGGCACTTCTAACGAGAACCTGAGCCTGAGAGTACCCATTGACTAAATTCTTTGCACTACGAAGAAATGCTTTGGACATCGTATAAATTTATCTGATCTCTTTAGTTTCTCGTAGAACTTACGAACCGAAACTCCTATATTACTGTTAATTTCGTTTTCAACACGATATACAACCTTCCGCTGTTTTCAACACAGGACCAAAATATATTATTCTTATCAGTGACAAGCCCTATGTCTATATCAAATTAAAGCTTTAATAGTCAATGTCTGTTCCTGTTCCTATTCCTATTCCTATTCCTATTTctatttcaatttcaaatttcgTTTTCGtcttttttcatttttcctttgaaagTTCCAGTTCCAGTTCCAGCTTCAGTTCCTGTCATAAAAACACTCATAGTAAGCAGGGTCCTTAACTATGTGTGGAAATGAGACCCCTTTTTTATAGGAGAGTGGCCGGGTAATACAAATAAAATACAAATAAAATACACACAGGTCACGTGAACACCCGATTACAAAAGTTTATCAATCAATCGATCATTGGAACCGATCCAGCCTCCTTCGTTTTACACGTGACTAGAAAAAGATAATCAAAACACATATCGCTACTTACGTTAGAGAATATATCATCAGATCACATGATACGAACTGgaatatttcttttccatcAAGTGCATCTGCtaaattttcaaagagatatAATCAGTTTTTCAACATAGCATTAACTAACTGATCGGTATAGCTCATCGCTTGAAAGAAAGTGTCTTGTTATCCATATATCTAGTTCCTTTTCACTTCCAACCAAAAGCATCTATCACACTCTACCCACTACCCACTATGCATTTGATGTACACTTTGGATGCCCAAGGCAAGAGAATCTatactttgaagaagatgactGAGGATAATGAAATTACAAAGTCTGCTCACCCTGCTAGATTCTCTCCAGATGACAAATACTCCAGACAAAGAGttactttgaagaagagataCAACCTTTTGCCAAACTAAGGTCCCTACAAGTTGGAACACAATCCGCAGACAAAATTGCACCGGTTAAAACTCACTGAacatgaacaaaaaaaattaatcCATTATTATCTGTAAATTAGAATCAGTACGGTCCTGAAACCGACTATAAAAAGGCGTATGTATATACGTACATACTACATCACTTAAGTAactgctttttttttttaataaATTCTTCTCGTTAGAATATATGTGAGACCTTACAATGGGTCCTGTTTCTTGGAAGTTGCCTGCAACTGGAAATCAACAGATTCTCTATAGTTCTCACACATTTGTGACATCAGTTCCAAATTCTTATTCTTGGTGTTTACCCTTCGAAGCTCTTGGTTTAGTATCACTACACTCTGGTTCAACCTTTCGACATTGCCAATGATTCTAGCCAGAATATTGCTTTGAACTTTCTCATACGGGTTTTCCATGGTATGTATCACAAATATAACTGATGACGGATAGTTATACACCAGTTTTGTAGCCTCTAGTGCCTGTGTTTTCCTTGTGGTTTACATTTTTGACCGATGTTTTGCATTTGAATACATGTTGGATGCTATTAtaaacctttttttttttttttttaaatgatgaaaattaGTACCTGCCCCAAAGCAGCTTCTCAGTGAAAATGAATTAAAAAAAAGCTTGAGTATAATAAACTAAACCTTTAATTTGAAGTAAACAAGGATCCAAATTTCATCTATAACAGACTTCTAGTGTGCGTTTCGAGCTTTTGGCGGGCATCATATATCAATTTGGTGATAATTGCTGGTAACGGATATTGTCAGTTAAATTTCACCTGTGAATAATTACCATTCTTACTGCGTGCCTATCAGGTgtttgttgatcttttccCCTGGTTAATCTCTCTTATTCAGAATTGATTTTTCAGCGAATAACCGACCGATAAAGGTAGATTGGAACGTCTACTTAGTTTCGAGAGTGATTCAATTGTAACTATTAAATTTTTTTCGGCATCAAACATGGATACTATTGACGTTCAAAATAAATCATTTGTTGTGCGTTGGCAGAAAGTTTCTCAAGGTGATATAGTTTCGTTTCGGTTGaaacctttgaaaaaatcGATAGGGTTTGGTATATACAGACGGTTTGGTGGATCATCCACGACTGATTTGAGTGAAACAAACCATGGGAGTGTAAAAGCTTCTTCGAATAGTAATACTAATCCGTTAATTCGAATTTCAACCGATGCCAAGCCTAACGTTGCCTTGGCAGATCACGAAAAGGACAAAAACGTGCCGTTGCAAACAAGGTTAGCACAAAGCGGTCTGGAAAAGGTGACCTGGTATGGGACCATTTCTAACAACGATACCGTTGCCGAATCGTTCGAATCAACTTGTGAGAGTTGTTATTACGCGTTCATTTTAGACAATACTACTTCGAAGCAGACTAAGAAAAAATGTTTATTTTCGGTGAGTATCAACCCTAGTGCATCGGCAATGGAAGGTTTGGATGACGATCAGGAATCCGTCATTTCAAACCAAGAGGAAAGCTTTGGTGCCAATGGGACGAATGGCAAGCGACCTTTGAATTATAGCCAAACGTCATTCAAGGATCCATCTTTGTCCTCATTAGCAAAATCGAATTCCAATCCATTTGCGCCATCTCCAGGCCAGACTACTCCAAGCACAATTTCCAACGTGGGTACATCTAACGGACCAAACACTAATTCTCCAGTGCCAATAAAACCACTGAGTCCAAGTTCTACATCCGCGACAGATCACGATTTGAAAAACAGTAAAGGATTCCAAGGATATTTActaaaaaagaagagaaagaagctACAAGGTTTTACCAAACGGTTCTTTAAACTCGATATAAAATTTGGGATTCTCTCATATTATCTCAACTCTAAATCTCCTGTGTGTCGTGGTGAGATTGTTGTCCCACTTTCATCAATAAGTGCAAATAAGCAAACTAAACTTATTATCATTGACTCAGGCATGGAGATCTGGGTCATGAAAGCTCGTGACGAAAAAGATTGGGAACTTTGGATTTCAATGATCGAGTCATGTTTCAAACAAGACGCCCCAACTACTTCGCAAGATCACGAATCGCATAACGTTGTCATTCCTCCTGATAATGATACCACAGCATTTTTCCGCAATTTAACATCCCTAAGGAAAAGAATAGAAGAATGCAAGTATCAATCTTTATCCTATTCTAACTACACACCTAACGCAATAGTATCTCCCATTCAGGGCCCTCCGACATCTTCAAAGCAACAGAGGAATGTGTCACGGTCCTCGtctgtttcttcattcATGAACTCCTTTTCTAGGCAACGGAACGGTTCATTTGTAGAACAAGCTACCTCAGGCCATGATACTTCGATCTTATCTAATAATCCCAACGAGCCTCAACATCATGACTTATATAGAAAGCTAGC
This window encodes:
- the HRD3 gene encoding ubiquitin ligase complex subunit HRD3 (similar to uniprot|Q05787 Saccharomyces cerevisiae YLR207W HRD3 Resident protein of the ER membrane that plays a central role in ER-associated protein degradation (ERAD) forms HRD complex with Hrd1p and ERAD determinants that engages in lumen to cytosol communication and coordination of ERAD events) — protein: MRFKGGTISFLSTFVYFAFYALINVANCNEEDAWDTAKQLREQLPIPEDLRRRNVFEFDPFGDTVEDGISIVIPMDYFESERERAYKWFWDNSATDVQKEYYKLLQEETIQGSHQSDAHWELKEMALYGKYGFPHNKTLAYYHLEKFNELTKRTNSTALFELSVMYSTGLFGTIERDVPKALILLHESANLGNMRAKQALANRLFHGLDLEQDMVKSRLIYAEIADFLRSKYTFEEWNIRPPYIESYNLRIPDLGEGLIGKRNSLFSYSSAKRLRQRKPKSVESFLPSDQNVLLQLGNELTLNNLDAADDFEADRISDIFYAALNSYHGTYTLVRDPETAASILQMAYSKHKDQVSTMEVLSRAYFAKCVELLGHQYMRGEGVELDIELAEKYLTESLRISKNLGSTIANTDLGLIAQYYKNDKEKAWNFYNNTPSSEGMLARFQMSKLAANEKHTITQVSCQILYLQHICFEYFPAAYELARLTEQNSTRFNSNDNTNFYRYFVNENEQHLAYYLKDAFLALLRQESEVALWYYAMAAEQGYHEAQVSAAWLLYQPPRLFEKPPIIPEARRDMALHYYLLSSLGQRGIRGQYSDAKVVAGDIFYNMGEYEKAVKEYETCNNVQCLWNLGYMYEYGLGVEKDFHLAKRFYEQASGREESIENYLPILKLQLHWALSWISENIVHFDVSTFNNWLPKKWDKWTSPGRVTPDGKKVKKPTQETRFFEAKSWYRSAMRYIKSIPIEMNEEVLMITITLAVILISFVVSFLRGNVNIRFNGFQIGGNNNEGVGDDAQPPAEGEVNIMFFAI
- a CDS encoding uncharacterized protein (conserved hypothetical protein), with amino-acid sequence MAQFRYRSGCGLESNFLDLNLCTKCHLISCQQCQDFEVVGKYCSQCGKDASKNDAVYCHKNCFQCPCCAMSLQIISNKDENNTDHRSYSFKCQGCNWSYCTPVVPKIKSLTKYIIELEYSTDTHRRFESLRQFYHTRNTLNSLSLKPESLKFDALDPSNLNSWWKRLANGEPLWKLINEENAIPFDELKQENKHWLPSLCKLRPKYNYFCPYCKRCMTRMDPTPDTVKWVKTPPIYSGIPRISVISSYQCTQLYKEFDHDNNLMLLIENTRQDSNATLKINAEESLLVPNHELSIFAAIKTNQKRKDNLEQLQDVLHSLPTHMLNTSPDSDKLLRVENTRRLGLLNKRLSSDNLRIIDEGTGWIVIPLMIINRKPRYEIDIFVHFEDWDLSMSAFIDL
- the MHF2 gene encoding Mhf2p (conserved hypothetical protein) translates to MSNNSFSTTIARILQTEGFQDSNTRITEECMQLLEPYIELFVREGVLRSLENKADMLADKTVDFVDLEAVAGLLLMDFQ
- the ENT1 gene encoding epsin (some similarities with uniprot|Q12518 Saccharomyces cerevisiae YDL161W ENT1), with the translated sequence MSKAFLRSAKNLVNGYSQAQVLVRSATSNDKDGPSVDQLEELAERTFDNVEFFEIMDMLDKRLNDKGRNWRHVAKSLTCLDFLVRCGSENCVFWCKENLYIIKTLREFTHTDEFTEIDNGEIVRVKAKELTALLRDEERLKEERMMRLKGRKRGGRKNRRDDNEDDDDLQRALEESRITAEEEERRRKQLMMQGDDSSLQAALELSKEEEELRRLQQLQAQQQAALWQQQQQQQPMYYDIFGNPISAEEYLQYQQQQMLAQQQQEQYMAEQQYLAAQQQYLAQQQMLAQQQQQLLAQQQQQQFQMPLQTGSNNPFALNRPPSPQEIEEIEEPDFTPVQLPPSPSPAAVPQQEFKPVPKQRTGNQSISDKFSELNNLLASGTGIDTFGNTGETRVPAQHTKTGTFINSQGTGYKQITNDAPKHNPFLTSQYTGIPSSAIAPSYTGYGFGNQASSSSQQNNFSNRNGNSNNINNTNLIDL
- the NOP10 gene encoding snoRNP complex protein NOP10 (highly similar to uniprot|Q6Q547 Saccharomyces cerevisiae YHR072W-A NOP10 Constituent of small nucleolar ribonucleoprotein particles containing H/ACA-type snoRNAs which are required for pseudouridylation and processing of pre-18S rRNA); translated protein: MHLMYTLDAQGKRIYTLKKMTEDNEITKSAHPARFSPDDKYSRQRVTLKKRYNLLPN
- the DAD4 gene encoding Dad4p (highly similar to uniprot|P69851 Saccharomyces cerevisiae YDR320C-A DAD4 Essential protein component of the DASH complex involved in spindle integrity and kinetochore function interacts with Duo1p and Dam1p localizes to intranuclear spindles and kinetochore) translates to MENPYEKVQSNILARIIGNVERLNQSVVILNQELRRVNTKNKNLELMSQMCENYRESVDFQLQATSKKQDPL